A stretch of the Vagococcus xieshaowenii genome encodes the following:
- a CDS encoding ABC transporter ATP-binding protein codes for MLKRFFSYYKPYKKLFILDFTCAIIAAALELAFPVVVNNVIDNVLPKGNWRMIILVCLALLFFYIINTLLQFIVVYFGHMLGVNIETDMRQQLFAHLQKQPFEYFDNSKTGKLMSRLTTDLFEISEVAHHGPEDVFITIMTLIGSFVLMFRIHAGLAIATFVLIPFLTIALVFFNKKMTKVNTEIYNSLGEFNAGIEASVSGIRVVQAFANESFEEKRFAGFNQGYRKAKLAFYRLMGTSSSYNYFMIRLINLFTLIFGSYYILKGDITTGQFVGFILLANIFVKPIEKVNTMIESYPKGIAGFKRFTEEIDKEPAIKDKETAVDLPKVTGQINYQGVSFAYSDGTEVLKDIHLTINPGETIAFVGPSGAGKTTLTNLVPRFYEITGGSLQIDGMDVRDVTLNSLRSQIGIVQQEVFLFPGTIRENIAYGKLEATEDEIEEAVKLAHLEKVVNQMPEGLDTVIGERGVKLSGGQKQRVAIARMFLKNPPILILDEATSALDTETEQVIQESLFSLAKGRTTLIIAHRLATIKYATRIIVINEQSIVEEGTHEELLALNGAYKKLHDAQFA; via the coding sequence GTGTTAAAACGATTTTTTAGCTATTATAAACCGTATAAAAAATTATTTATATTAGATTTTACCTGTGCTATTATTGCAGCTGCTTTGGAGTTAGCATTTCCAGTAGTGGTTAATAATGTGATCGATAACGTCTTACCAAAAGGCAATTGGCGGATGATAATATTGGTCTGTCTGGCATTATTATTCTTCTATATTATTAATACGCTACTACAATTTATTGTCGTGTATTTTGGGCATATGTTAGGGGTTAATATTGAAACAGATATGAGACAACAATTATTTGCCCATTTGCAAAAACAACCTTTTGAGTATTTTGACAATAGTAAGACAGGTAAGTTAATGAGTCGTTTGACTACTGATTTGTTTGAGATTTCTGAAGTAGCCCATCATGGTCCAGAAGATGTTTTTATCACCATTATGACGTTGATTGGGTCATTTGTTTTAATGTTTAGAATACATGCAGGGTTGGCGATTGCAACGTTTGTCTTGATTCCATTCCTAACGATAGCTTTAGTTTTCTTCAATAAGAAGATGACCAAGGTGAACACAGAAATATACAACAGTTTAGGAGAGTTTAACGCAGGGATCGAAGCCAGTGTGAGTGGGATTCGTGTGGTTCAGGCATTTGCTAATGAATCATTTGAAGAAAAACGCTTTGCCGGATTTAACCAAGGGTATCGCAAAGCTAAGTTAGCTTTTTACCGCTTAATGGGAACAAGCTCTTCGTACAATTATTTTATGATTCGTCTAATTAATTTATTTACGCTGATTTTTGGTTCGTATTATATATTAAAAGGAGACATTACTACCGGGCAGTTTGTCGGCTTTATCTTATTAGCTAATATTTTTGTGAAACCAATTGAAAAAGTAAATACTATGATTGAAAGCTACCCTAAAGGAATTGCTGGATTCAAACGCTTTACAGAAGAAATTGATAAAGAACCTGCAATTAAAGATAAAGAAACCGCGGTTGATTTACCTAAAGTTACCGGCCAAATTAACTATCAAGGGGTATCATTTGCTTATAGTGATGGGACGGAAGTGTTGAAAGATATCCATTTGACCATTAATCCGGGTGAAACAATTGCGTTTGTAGGCCCAAGTGGTGCGGGGAAAACAACTTTAACTAATTTAGTGCCTCGTTTTTACGAAATCACAGGAGGATCGCTTCAAATAGATGGGATGGATGTGCGAGATGTCACACTTAACTCTTTAAGAAGCCAAATAGGGATTGTTCAACAAGAAGTGTTCCTGTTTCCCGGTACCATTCGAGAAAATATTGCCTATGGTAAATTAGAGGCGACCGAGGATGAGATTGAAGAAGCGGTTAAATTAGCCCACTTAGAAAAAGTCGTGAACCAAATGCCTGAAGGATTAGATACGGTGATTGGTGAACGAGGAGTAAAATTATCAGGAGGACAAAAGCAACGTGTCGCAATTGCGCGTATGTTCTTGAAAAATCCCCCCATTTTAATTCTAGATGAGGCAACTTCAGCGCTTGATACCGAAACAGAACAAGTCATTCAAGAGTCGTTGTTCTCACTTGCTAAAGGACGAACGACATTAATAATCGCACATCGTTTAGCAACGATTAAATATGCGACACGTATTATTGTCATTAACGAACAAAGCATTGTGGAAGAAGGCACACATGAGGAGTTACTAGCATTAAATGGCGCGTATAAAAAACTACACGACGCGCAATTTGCGTAA
- a CDS encoding ribonuclease J, translated as MSSIKIIPFGGVRENGKNMYVAEIEEDIYILDCGLQYPENGLLGIDSVIPDFSYLVENKERIVGVFLTHGHADAIGALPYLLASVEVPVFGSELTVELAKLATTGYPGSKKFTDFHIVNEQTEIDFPTSTVSFFRTTHTIPDSLGIVLGSTEGSIVYTGDFKFDHSAIDMYKTDFGRLAEIGQKGVFALLSDSSNAENPAQLVSEKQIAEEVEDTVKYWDGRIVVAAVASNIQRLQQIFNAAHRANRKVVLTGRNINEVIQVAIRLNKLTLPSDELIIKYQEMKNYQPEELLILETGRHGEPIKSLQRMANQRGRGIQLGEGDLVYITTTPSTAMETEMAKTENLVYRAGATVRTISDNIKVSGHGSPADLQLMINLMKPRYFVPIQGEYRVLAAHADLAHDVGMDYRNIFLTGRGDIIEYDGKRMHMAGSVDAQNVMVDGIGVGDIGNIVLRDRRILSEDGVFIAVTTINRKTRKVVAKPQITTRGFVYVKDNRELVEESAKIVEKIVEEQLVDNDFEWSKLKQEIRDQLSRYLFEQTKRRPVILPVIMESSQRRK; from the coding sequence GTGAGTTCAATAAAAATCATCCCTTTTGGTGGCGTACGTGAAAATGGGAAAAACATGTATGTAGCTGAAATAGAAGAGGATATCTATATTTTAGATTGTGGATTGCAATACCCAGAAAATGGTTTATTAGGAATTGATTCAGTAATTCCCGATTTTTCCTACCTAGTAGAAAATAAAGAGCGTATTGTCGGTGTGTTTTTAACACATGGTCATGCGGATGCGATTGGCGCATTGCCGTATTTATTGGCTTCAGTAGAAGTTCCTGTTTTTGGTTCAGAATTAACCGTAGAATTAGCTAAATTAGCGACAACTGGTTACCCTGGTTCGAAGAAATTTACTGATTTTCATATTGTAAACGAACAAACCGAAATAGATTTTCCAACTAGTACGGTTAGTTTCTTTAGAACAACGCATACAATTCCAGATTCATTAGGGATTGTGTTAGGTTCAACAGAAGGTAGTATTGTATATACAGGTGACTTTAAATTTGATCATAGCGCCATTGATATGTATAAAACCGATTTTGGCCGCTTAGCAGAAATTGGTCAAAAAGGCGTGTTTGCTTTACTAAGTGATTCATCAAATGCTGAAAACCCTGCGCAATTAGTATCTGAAAAACAGATTGCTGAAGAAGTAGAAGACACGGTGAAATATTGGGATGGACGTATTGTCGTAGCAGCAGTTGCTAGCAATATTCAACGTTTACAACAAATTTTCAATGCCGCACATCGAGCAAATCGTAAAGTTGTCTTAACAGGACGCAATATCAACGAAGTCATTCAAGTGGCGATTCGTTTAAATAAATTAACGTTGCCAAGTGATGAGTTAATTATTAAGTATCAAGAAATGAAAAACTATCAACCAGAAGAATTATTGATTTTAGAAACAGGTCGTCATGGCGAGCCTATCAAATCGTTACAACGTATGGCGAATCAACGTGGTCGAGGCATTCAACTGGGTGAAGGTGATTTGGTATACATTACCACAACACCATCAACAGCTATGGAAACAGAGATGGCGAAGACAGAGAATTTAGTTTATCGTGCAGGGGCAACCGTTCGTACGATTTCTGATAATATTAAAGTCTCAGGACATGGTAGTCCAGCTGACTTACAGTTAATGATTAATTTAATGAAACCACGTTATTTTGTTCCTATTCAAGGGGAATATCGTGTGTTAGCAGCACATGCTGATTTAGCCCATGATGTCGGGATGGATTATCGTAATATCTTCTTGACAGGTCGTGGAGATATTATTGAATATGATGGCAAACGCATGCATATGGCAGGTAGCGTGGACGCTCAAAATGTCATGGTCGATGGTATAGGTGTTGGTGATATTGGGAATATCGTCCTACGTGATCGCCGTATCTTATCTGAAGATGGTGTCTTCATTGCGGTAACTACCATTAATCGTAAAACACGTAAAGTAGTAGCTAAACCACAAATTACTACACGAGGATTCGTTTACGTTAAAGATAATCGTGAATTAGTGGAAGAAAGTGCTAAAATCGTTGAGAAAATTGTGGAAGAACAGTTAGTTGATAACGATTTCGAGTGGAGCAAACTAAAACAAGAAATCCGTGATCAATTAAGCCGTTACTTATTTGAACAAACTAAACGACGCCCAGTGATTTTACCAGTGATTATGGAATCAAGTCAGAGAAGAAAATAA
- the wecB gene encoding non-hydrolyzing UDP-N-acetylglucosamine 2-epimerase has protein sequence MKKVMTVFGTRPEAIKMSPLVKELQSRSEIETIVCVTGQHKEMLQQVLNVFAIQPDYDLEIMKHNQDLFDVTMNILDRIKPILEKEQPDVVLVHGDTSTTFATSLACFYLRIPVGHVEAGLRTYNIYSPFPEEFNRQAVGLVAAFNFAPTQQAKENLLREGKDEASIFVTGNTAIDALETTVSQTHRHEILDWVGDSRLITITAHRRENLGEPMRHMFKAIRRVVDEYPDIKVVYPIHMNPQIRELADEFFGDSDRMSIIAPLEVVDFHNLLANSYLILTDSGGIQEEAPSLGKPVLVMRDTTERPEGVAAGTLKLVGTQEATIYESFKQLLDNKEVYQQMSVAANPYGDGTASRQIVDILLEKLG, from the coding sequence GTGAAAAAAGTAATGACCGTTTTTGGGACGCGTCCTGAAGCGATTAAAATGAGCCCCTTAGTGAAGGAACTTCAAAGTCGTTCAGAAATTGAAACCATTGTCTGTGTGACGGGTCAACATAAAGAGATGTTACAGCAAGTACTAAACGTGTTTGCTATTCAACCTGATTATGATTTGGAAATCATGAAGCACAATCAAGATTTGTTTGATGTGACCATGAATATTTTAGACCGAATTAAACCTATTCTAGAAAAAGAACAACCAGATGTCGTGTTAGTACATGGTGATACCTCGACAACATTTGCAACTTCATTAGCTTGCTTTTATTTGAGAATTCCTGTAGGGCACGTGGAGGCAGGACTTAGAACGTATAATATTTATTCACCGTTTCCAGAAGAGTTTAACCGTCAAGCGGTTGGATTAGTGGCTGCGTTTAATTTTGCTCCTACTCAACAGGCGAAAGAGAATTTATTACGTGAAGGCAAAGACGAGGCAAGCATTTTTGTGACGGGAAATACCGCGATTGATGCTTTAGAAACTACCGTTAGTCAGACTCACCGTCATGAAATACTAGATTGGGTGGGGGATAGTCGTTTAATTACAATTACAGCCCATCGTCGTGAAAACTTAGGGGAACCGATGCGTCATATGTTTAAAGCAATTCGCCGAGTTGTTGATGAATATCCGGACATTAAAGTCGTGTACCCAATTCATATGAATCCTCAGATCAGAGAACTTGCTGATGAGTTCTTTGGCGATTCTGATCGAATGAGTATTATTGCGCCACTTGAGGTCGTCGATTTTCATAATTTATTGGCGAATAGTTATTTGATCTTGACTGATAGTGGCGGCATTCAAGAAGAGGCGCCTTCATTAGGTAAACCAGTTCTAGTGATGCGTGACACAACTGAACGACCAGAAGGAGTCGCAGCTGGCACGTTGAAATTGGTAGGGACGCAAGAGGCGACTATTTACGAGAGTTTCAAGCAGTTGCTAGATAATAAAGAAGTGTATCAACAGATGTCAGTGGCCGCTAACCCTTACGGTGATGGTACCGCAAGTCGTCAAATTGTTGATATTTTGTTAGAAAAATTAGGCTAA
- a CDS encoding YcxB family protein: MGVFFLVVGYYSSIWTAKRWAKKEINQKAFEKLDLTISDEGFYIANDRKELSTINWESVGNIYETKEFFLFEFVERQISTLPKRVLSAEQQQALIALIQQHFSGAIQSVNK; encoded by the coding sequence TTGGGTGTTTTCTTTCTTGTTGTCGGTTACTATTCTTCTATTTGGACAGCAAAACGTTGGGCTAAAAAGGAAATAAATCAAAAAGCATTTGAAAAACTTGATTTAACTATTTCAGATGAAGGATTTTACATTGCGAATGATCGTAAGGAGTTATCCACTATTAATTGGGAATCGGTTGGAAATATCTATGAAACGAAGGAGTTTTTCTTATTTGAATTTGTTGAGCGTCAAATTAGCACCTTACCCAAACGAGTATTAAGCGCTGAACAACAACAGGCATTAATAGCGCTTATTCAGCAACATTTTTCAGGGGCTATCCAATCTGTGAATAAATAA
- a CDS encoding NCS2 family permease gives MKDKILSYFEIEKLNTTVRREILAGFTTFVSMAYILFVNPTVLGASGMDEGAVFTATALASAFGCILMGLLARYPIATAPALGINAFFSYTVCIGMGVPWETALAGVFVASLIFILITVFKLREMIIDAIPADLKHAIGGGIGLFIAFLGLNEGGIIVANDSTLVGLGDLTVGTTWLTIFGLVATAVLMIRKIPGAIFIGMAATTLLGLGTGLIGAPEKIVSAAPSLKPTFMVALSHVKDINSLQLVVVVLTFLLVTFFDTAGTLVGLANQAGFMKDNKMPRVGKALAADSTAMMAGSLFGTSPVGAYVESSAGIAVGGRSGLTAISTGIFFIFGLFFSPLLAVVTSQVTAPALIIVGVLMAQELRDIDWGSLEIAIPAFLILIGMPLTYSISDGIALGFIFYPITMIAAKRGKEVSPIMYALFFVFIGFMWILNVNK, from the coding sequence ATGAAAGACAAGATTCTTTCTTATTTCGAGATTGAGAAGCTAAATACGACAGTGCGTCGTGAAATTTTAGCTGGTTTTACAACGTTTGTGTCAATGGCGTATATTTTATTCGTGAACCCAACGGTATTAGGGGCATCAGGAATGGATGAGGGAGCAGTGTTTACTGCAACAGCATTAGCAAGTGCGTTTGGCTGTATTCTAATGGGATTATTAGCGCGTTACCCAATTGCAACAGCACCTGCGTTAGGAATTAATGCGTTCTTCTCATATACGGTATGTATAGGAATGGGTGTTCCTTGGGAAACAGCTTTGGCGGGCGTATTTGTTGCTTCGTTAATTTTTATTCTAATTACCGTATTTAAATTACGAGAAATGATTATTGATGCGATTCCTGCTGATTTGAAACATGCGATTGGTGGGGGAATTGGATTGTTCATCGCCTTCTTAGGATTAAATGAAGGTGGTATTATTGTAGCAAATGATTCAACATTGGTTGGATTAGGTGATTTAACGGTTGGTACTACATGGTTAACTATTTTTGGTTTGGTAGCAACTGCTGTATTAATGATTCGTAAAATTCCAGGAGCGATTTTTATTGGGATGGCTGCTACAACCTTATTAGGTCTGGGAACAGGGTTAATTGGGGCACCAGAAAAAATTGTGTCCGCTGCACCAAGTTTGAAACCAACGTTCATGGTAGCGTTGAGTCATGTGAAAGATATTAATTCACTACAATTAGTCGTTGTGGTCTTAACTTTCTTATTAGTAACCTTCTTTGATACAGCAGGGACATTAGTTGGTTTAGCTAATCAAGCAGGTTTTATGAAAGATAATAAAATGCCTCGTGTGGGTAAAGCGTTGGCTGCTGATTCAACAGCCATGATGGCAGGTTCATTATTTGGTACGTCTCCAGTAGGTGCGTATGTTGAGTCTTCAGCAGGTATCGCAGTAGGTGGACGTTCTGGATTGACGGCTATTTCAACAGGTATTTTCTTTATATTTGGTTTATTCTTTTCACCACTTTTAGCAGTTGTAACGTCACAAGTGACTGCACCAGCCTTGATCATTGTAGGTGTTTTAATGGCACAAGAATTACGTGATATTGATTGGGGTTCTCTTGAAATTGCGATACCAGCCTTTTTAATTTTAATTGGGATGCCATTAACTTACAGTATTTCTGATGGAATCGCGTTAGGCTTTATCTTCTATCCAATCACAATGATTGCCGCAAAACGTGGTAAAGAAGTGTCACCTATTATGTATGCACTGTTTTTTGTGTTTATAGGATTTATGTGGATATTAAATGTAAATAAATAA
- a CDS encoding PadR family transcriptional regulator, protein MKETQLLKGVLDGCVLAIIAEEEIYGYELVQRLKAAGFQTIIGGTIYPLLQKLEKNGLINGEMKKSPEGPDRKYFTITTEGQAYLSGFKNQWQELVEKVDRLMEGADEYV, encoded by the coding sequence ATGAAAGAAACACAATTATTAAAAGGCGTACTCGATGGTTGTGTATTAGCAATTATTGCGGAAGAGGAAATATATGGCTATGAATTAGTGCAACGTTTAAAAGCTGCGGGATTTCAAACCATTATCGGTGGCACGATTTACCCGCTACTACAAAAATTAGAAAAAAATGGCTTGATTAATGGTGAGATGAAAAAATCACCAGAAGGGCCTGACCGAAAGTATTTTACGATTACAACAGAAGGGCAAGCGTATTTGTCTGGTTTTAAGAATCAGTGGCAAGAATTAGTTGAAAAAGTGGATCGGTTAATGGAAGGAGCAGACGAATATGTCTAA